Part of the Aquarana catesbeiana isolate 2022-GZ linkage group LG06, ASM4218655v1, whole genome shotgun sequence genome is shown below.
AGGTTTCAGTGTggaatgtaaaaatattgtttctATGTTTCGTGAGTTTATGTCTTGCTTGACCAGTTTTTCTAAGTCAGATAGGTGCAATTCAATCTCATGTGCAAACTGCTGAATAGTACTCAAATTGTTTTCAAAAAGGACGACTTTCGTACTGTTCTGTGAAATGACAAGTTCTTTCTTCAAAACGTTACAAAACTCAGCTAAGAAGTCATATATAGTCTTGGCTTGAAGAGTTTTTTTATCCTGAAGAGcttgttttatttttaccaaaagacTCTCCAAAATTTTTGTTTGCAATACACAAATAGTATTTTGGCATTTATAATGCTCAGTAAGGTATTGTGAGATCCATCTTTTCATGAAATATTCATAGCTGTTGATGTATTCTGCATATTTTTCAGGAGAGCCATCATTAAGCAATGTATTGAGCACCTCTCGTTGTAAGATTTTCCGACTCTTGAATTCCCGAGGGCCGTTTTTCTGGAGAATGTCATCTACGATCTCTTTGCCAAGGCACCTGTTGATGTGGTCCAGGATGGCTGGTGTTAAAGACACCATACAGAATTGTTTAGCCCTTCTTTGACATTCATTCCTTGTTTCAAACATGTTGATGAACGTGTCGAAGTATTGAGGTTTCATCTCCTCTAGGTAGCTTTGTGGATCATTACGCCGGACAAACTCTTCATGCATTCTCTGAAACATCACGACCGCATTTCCTAAAACCCAAAGCTTAAGGTCCAGCTCAAACAATTTGGTTGTCCGAAGATTTTCAAATTTATGCTGGTTCAggttattatttatcattttcagcAGTTCCTGAGAATACACTTCATTAAAGTCAGTCTTTGAATTTGCAATTTCTGTTACTTTTTCTTCACATTTTCTCTGTACAGACAAGGCAAGATCTTTTGCACAATCCATTTCTCCTTTGGAATCAACTTGGAGATAGTTTCTATTAATAGAAAAGTCCTCTCCTTTATATTGATTAAGACTTTTAAGTTCATTTAGTTTTAGAATAACACTATTGTCATCACACTGCATGTCTCGTTTCAGCTGTTGAATGATTGCCAGGCCGATGTTCCGTTTTTTTAACGTTGGCGGTGGTAAAGTGTCTGTTGCTTTTCTCCATATCATCTCAAATTCTCTGTTTAACTGTTCTTCATTTACTGAGTACTCATTCTTTCTTATTTTGTCCATGATGTCTGACACActttcttctatgattccaatataTCTCTCTTGTACAGCTTGGATCTGGCATTTCTCTTTTTGAATGTTGATTGTCAGATCACATTTGTCAAGAAGACCAATTTCAAGGTTTTTCCTGAGATACTTAATGCTTTGGAAAAAATCACTTTTAAACATCTCCAAAAGATGGGCATTGTCACAATCATCCATAAAGTACTTTTCTAGAGATCTAGCCATGACCCGCTCTTCTTCGTCCAATAAACAGTTCATCTCGCTTTTTATCCTGTCCCAGGTTTTAGATCCTAACTGTTCAGATGATAGGTTAAAGATTAGAGTTTCTGTCCTTATCATCCAGTCATGGCTATTTTTCTGAAATCTCCATTCCCAGTCTGAGTACTGGATGCAAAGTTGGTTGTAGGCCTCAGTGACCAAGCGGTTTCTGAAACTGAAGACAAATTTTTCATGTTTCACTGCTTCCCACAAACTTCTCATCCACTCTGTGAACTGTCTGATATCTTGTGGTTTTTCTGACATAGACTTTAGATACATTTCTATAGACTTTTTTAGCTCCTGAACATTTTCACTGTAGCCATAGTTAACGGAAGCCATAGGTGGAATGCCATGCCACAATCCGGGAATATACCAGGAGTTACTCTCAATGTCACAGTGTATGATGTCAGAGAAGGTGTTGACTTTACTTCTGTTCTCCATTCTTGCAGATACTTTGGTCATTTCATTCAGCTGTTCGAGAAATTTTTCTCTGGCTTGGCGGTTTTTAACATGAGCGGACACGTCGCTCACGTTCTGATGCACAAAATGGCAGCTGGACTTTTTCCCTACTTCCTTCATCCGAAGAAAGGCATGGATTACGATCTGAAGTATGTCTTTCATCTCTTCTGTATTTTCCATGGCCATGTTAATTATGGTGATGTCGCTCAACCCAACTGCTACTGTCGCCAATTCATTGTCATGCTCATAACTGCCCTCAAGAGAGGCTAGTTCCATCGATTTTAACCCTTCAGTGTCAATAACCATAACATAGTCACAGCCCAGATTCTCATGAAAGTTCTCTTTTGCATCAAGGAGAGTCATGAAGGCTCCTCGTGTGCATCGACCACTAGATGTAGGTAAATGCAAGCCAAACATGGTGTTCAGAAGGGTGGACTTCCCTGTACTTTGCACTCCCAGGACAGTAACTACTCTAACTGTGCAGTTTCTCTGTGTTATGATTTCTAGCTCACTCAGGACATCGGTTATCCACGTCATGGGTATGTTGGAGGCATCTCCATCTATTAACTCCAGTGGGAACCCATTCAATAACAGATTAGCAGCTATTTTTGAGAGACtcaccactttttttttccctatagaATGTTCTACTTCATAAAACTGCCCCAACTCGCGTATAAAATGTTCAACACCTAGCGAACCATCAGCTAATTTCTGATCAATTTCCATAAAGGCCTGGGCATTTGATGCTACATCTGTCAACAGCTCTCGGTATTCATCATTTAATTTTGCAAGCTGATGTCTTCCAAGTTTGTCTAGTTGTATTTTCAGCCACTTCAGGAATACTTTTTGCTCTACTGGAGAAAAACTTTTCAGGGCATCCAGAAATTGCTTCACACCAGACGCCATCTTTTGGTTTCTTTGCTGCTTACGGAGCTGGAAATGGTCTTCCCGGAGCTGTGACTGATATTCTTCCACATCTTTGTCCTCCAGTTTTCTCATTCTACACAATTCCTTCTCAATCTTAGTCAGCTGTTTCCAAAGATCACCTTGTAGTTTCATTACATTCTTTTTATAATCCAGGACATTCTTTATCTGACTGGTGATTGTTGTTGCGGCTTCCCTTGCTTTCTTACATCCCCTAAAATTCTCATCAATATCAAAGTTTGATTCAGAAGCTCTTTGAGCAATTTGCTCTAGAGTAGGGTTTTTCATGGAATTTTCTATCAGTGCTTTCATCTTTGACTGTAGAGTCTTGACAATTTGTGTGTCGTTTACCTTTCTGCTTTTAACAATAAATTTATCTTTCTTAATGTTATGCGTTGTTGAGAAAATTTGAAGTACTTTAATAATATCACTGTTTTCAGCTTCTAaatttacaataaagaagaattgTGGGTTTTGTCTTACCAGGTTTGATAACAGATCATATTGCTTATCATTTATACTCTCAATTAACACAAACACAGCTGATGATACCCCTGATAATAAATCAAACTGTTTCAAGTGACTCTCAAGATCCCCTCTCAGGTTAATGAAGCCTACAGGTTCTGGAAAAATATCTGAGTGTCCACGTCCTGCTGGAAAATAGCAAGACATTTCCACAAGCCCATCTGAGCATAGGCGTTGGGCATTTCCACCAGGCATGTCCCTATGGACGAAATAATTTTGAATGAACTGAGGAGGACTTAACACTTGATTTAGAATCTTTGACTTTGATAAGCTGCACGTTCCCAGTCTGAAGAAAGAAAAAATGGGCATTGAAATGTTAACTAAGTGGCCTTCTTCAAACCCTGTACTGTCCACTAATGACTGTGGTTTCCACTTCTTTACAATGTCTCTCATTGCCCACAACATGAAGGTATATGATGATCTGTCATCATTGGGGAGCAGCAGAGGGAGGGCAAACTGGCACATGGACATTTTGGAGACAATCTCTTGTTGTAAGAAGGTATCTGAGTCATGAAGAACATCGCACAAGACATCCAGAGGGTTGTAGGTTTTAGAATCCATGGAATCATCAGAGTCCTCTTGGTTAAAATCAAAGCATGTGTCCATGTCTCTGTCCGGAGAACAAATGTTTCTTGCAGTGACATCTAAAGCCATGAGCTTCTTGAGAAACATCTTCTTCATTGAGTCTTGAAACAAAAGAATACAAATTTGATGTAAATAAagatagttaaagtgattgtaaagtctcgtgtttttttaaaaataacaagcatgttatacttacctcctctgtgcagttggttttgcacagagcagcccggatcctcctcttctcaggtccctcttcggtgctcctgccccctccctcctgttgagtgcccccacagcaagcagcttgctatggggcacctgagctgagtcacagtgccctgtgtccattcagacatggagccacgacccggccccaccccctctctctcttcattggctcactgatgccgtctcagccaatgaggagggagagtctcgggcagctgagacactcctgcaacatcactggatagaggcaggtctcaggtaagtgttaggggggctgaggggggctgctgcacacatatatacgactttttatcttaatgcataaaatgcatcaagataaaaaaccttctgaccttacaatcactttaaattatagAGCATGCATGCATACTTGCAAAACCATGTGTCTTGTGGCTTTCCTAATAGCTTTGCCAGCTGCTCTGCAGGCTTTACCAAGGGATCTTTTTGATCTCTTGGCTGAACCTCTACTGGTTGCACAGCTCAGAGGTTATAGGATTGCTATACCTCTCCTACATTTGCATAAGGGTGATAGAGCACAAGAGCCCAGTTCTGTGCTTCCCTTTCACATTTCATTGACAGCTGCACTCAATAAAATAATAAGGGGCTGATAAAAGAGAAGTAAAGTGGGCAGAATGGGGTCCACCCAGGTAAAGAAATTAATTCTCACAGAGCCCTTCATTTAGATGGTAGCATCACCTTCATCACCGTCCACTAATACTGAGGAGAGGTAATGGAATAGACAGCATGTGGATAATATAAAATATGGGTAaagcagaaaaacacagatttgcatGCCTGCACTGTTTTTAACtcttctaaagcagtggttctcaacattATTGAGACCAGGGCTCAGTAatttcttccaaaaccttccatacCCCAACAGTAAAAAATTAAGACTATACTCACGCGataaaagtatgggaatgcaaaacatgTATTTAAATGCTGGAAGACTCTGGGTGTTGCTGGGTGCCAATGTGGTGGGAGATGGGGGATATAGAGTGGTTTGGTAGACTTAGCAGCACACTTGGTGGCCCAGCAGTGATGCAGTTCCTGGAGGGAGCTGGGAGCCctgggaggttgggggcactgtcTAGGCTAAGGGCTCTCAGGGAGCCCTGGGGCACCGTGGGTCATTATGGAAGgttgggtggcactatgggagctggaagGCACTGTAGGAGGTTAGGTTATCTACAGCTGACTGGAGGACCAGGAGAAGAGAGGTACTAGGCaggctgagaaccactgatctagagtatGTGCATGAATAAGCAAAGAttctttagttttgctttaaagctTAACATCTGGAAAACTCAAAGTACACCCTTGAAGTGGAGCTGCACCACTGGCTGCTGACTGGCTAGTCCAGTTTGAATGTCTGTCTCTGAAGATATTCTGGGGAGGATCATGTGACCAGTATATTACCATTAGTCATGTGACCAATTACCCACATCCCGCTAtcacaacagttttttttaaaacacttctTTAATGTAATGTTACCTGTTATGTATAATGTATAAAAAGCAGGTAGCCCAATGGCGTAGTGGCTAGCACTTCAGCTTGGAAGCACTAGGGTCATTGGGTCAAACCAaaacactacctacctggagtgtGCGTGCGCTTTCCTTCAGAACaggaaagcgggtcctgagactccctggccaatcgggtctcaggacccgcttcctgattggctgggaagagaaGCGGGGatacattagcgaatattaattctctaatgtcacacaagtgggtagaCTCAGggcccaccctttttaaagccaattagagcctaatgccgtgtgcacacgggtggacttttcagcatcaaacgtccgacggtctttccgacggactttcgacgtactttcaaacgaccggacttgcccacacacgaacggactaaagtccattcgaaagtccaTTCCTTTGAACGTTATtacatacgaagggactagaataaggaagttcatagctagtagccaatagctgccctagcgtccttttgtctgtcggactagcatacagacgaaaggatttttcgactggacttgagtccgtcggaaatatttgaaacatgttccaaatctaaagtctgtctgattttcgacagaaaaagtctgctgaaggtccgatgaagcccacacatggtcggattgtccgacggattcgttccgtcggataAGTTTGGtaggaaagtccgcccgtgtacaTCAGGCATTAGGCTCCAAtcctgtgcttcaaaaaaaaaaaaaaaaaaaaaacccacattgagATCCATGTGTccgacaccctgcatgtagattgggggggggggggtatcgccCCTACGCCCTGCATGAGCGGCTGTCTCTGGTGTGATGATAGACTTTACAGGGATTGTATGTGAGAGTGAGAGAATGCTCTAGTTTTTAGGTGCACAATGCATGATATTTTCATCATAGATTTTTCTagactaaggggtctatttataaaaaataaaaataaaaaaaatcactcagCTGTCACGAATAATCACCATAATGTGTGATATTATTTTCTATGATTGTCAGctcaatctagtggccataatatggtaTTTTGCTGATTGGAGTATTTCAGGGAAATTATGGTCAGTAGATGGAGCTGCTGACCATAGGAAGTAAACATATTAGACATATTACGGGATTATTTGTGACGGATGTGCAAATGCCTGAGACATTCGTACGGTaacatttttataaatagaccctttaATATCAATAAAATGGAGCACAAaagtccagatttttttttttaattagagtggccaatattattattacaatattatcattgttattattattgttatgtgctatatttatatttttacctgGATATAGGTCGATGGCCATTATTTGATCTGATTGGCATGTAGTATGGCCATTTTCTGCTTCTGTAGCGCGGTTTCTTAAATCTTCATAGTCACCTTACAAGAGAAATCAGAATACCAGTTTGTTTTTATGTTGTTATCTTAAAGTTTAAATTTTCATTCCTTTACATCACAGCACAATGGTAACCCTAACATTTAAAAAGATATCATGGATAAAGTGTGATGGTATGACACAGCCTCTTTGTGATTTgtaagttaaagtggaccttcacacaTTAGATGCACTAGGCATCATTGCtttctaaacacccccctcccccaccaccacccccaccaccactgcaatggtggtaaaaaaaaaagtattacatttttttttaagttcaccCTGCCACCCGGCAGCCATTCTCATCTGTGCTCTAAAACCTTCTGTGGTATGCAGGTCACATATCCCAGAATTCTTCAAGTTCCATACAGTTATGactaagcaaatttttttttcatgaaacgcGTTAACCATGCTGCTGTCTCCTTGTATCCCGGGTCTGTGGTGtccttttttttgtggattttaaatcaataaagcaaatttttttctgaaAGCTTGGAGTGCGGTCAACCTTCCTTCGATATCTTCGGCCCAGCTGTCTGGACCAGGAAGAGGCAGTTGGTTCTCAATGGTGTCAGCAACAAAGATGGCGGCACGGGGCCCAGTGTGTGGCAGCGGCGTGTTGTATCACAGCAGAACAATGCTGGATTTGATGGCCAGACGAGTATGTGAATTGCGCATAACACCAGTGAAAGAGGTTAGAGGGGAAAAAAGACTTGGTGGTAGGGATGGGGGTGGAACgtctttaaccccttggagccggtGCCTTCCAGCCCTTAAAGGGGTTTAGGATGGTGGGAGGCGGGGCTGGGTTTATGATCACGCAACCgccctgattggctgtcacatgatcagaaacctccCGACTATAAGCAGCAATCAGGAGGTTTCCATTAGCTGCTGGTAACGCGTAGGGCCATATTGTGCATGCTGccggcgccaagaggttaaagaGAATACAGtgtgttttcttattgtttttatatttatgcTTTATGtttaggagcaaaaaaaaaaagtttgaattccTAAGTTACTTAGCCTGGTGGATATGTAAAGTTGCACCCTTTTTTCAGGCTGCGGGTGGTGAATGGGTGACTGCTATTTAGGAATTTCACATGACTTTATAGACTTAAATAGTAGGATCTTAAATGGCATGCTCAGATGAATGATTTTTCTCATTCAAAAGTTTTTCTTTAAGAAACATTGAATATCAACAAATACAGAATATTAGACAAAATTATTAAAGTATAATATTGAAGTACAGATGACGcaagaaaaaatgtataatagaCTTAAGTTTTCATAGTGTTAATAAAAGAAAAATGATAGATACTCAGTGTAATGTGAAGATGTTAGATAATCTTGAGTGTAAAAATTGTTTAAAACTGaagagagttaaaaaaaaactctgtaaaCCAGAGTAGGCATGAATATATCCATTTAGAGATTTTAATTTAACAAAACCTTGACCATAACTTCAAATATATGTTTATAACAAATACTGTATTGTAAGAAAAGACTGATTTTGAGAAAGATAATAGTCCTCGAAGGAACAaggaaaaagaaaatgataaaaggaAATAAGGGGAGGGGAAGACAACAGAACGCCGAAGGCAGATTTTGCATATACATTCTATTATAATCCTTGAAAGAGTATCAATCACCCTGACGAGAGTACTCGATTGCCAAAATTGTCTGGCATGTAGTATTTAATCCACGGTTTCCATGTGCTGTCATACTTCGTCAAGTGATTTTTATCTAAAGCATCCATTTTAGTATAAAAGATTGATTCATTCTAAGTTTGGTTTCTGCAATATCCACAACAGATGTTTTCCACGCATTAGCTATAGTCCGTTTTGCGGCTATCAGGAACGTGAGGAACAGCTTAAATTGTTTCTGAGTGAGACAGACTGGTTTTAAATTGAGAAGAGCTAACATTGGGTCTGGTGAAACTGAACAATCAAATAATTTTGAGATTATCGAAAAGACCTTTTTTCCAAAATGTGTGCACGATTGGACATTCTGTATAATTCTGTACCAGAGGCCAGAATTGTCTAGTGTAAATTTGGCTACTCTGGTAGGAACCAATTACTATTGTGTAAGAACTTTACagtgaggtccataaatattgggacatcgacacaattctaatctttttggctctatacaccaccacaatggatttgaaatgaaacaaacaagatgtgctttaactgcagactttcagctttaatttgagggtatttacatccaaatcaggtgaacagtgtaggaattacaacagtttgtatggacctgactgtatatgatgTCTCAACCGCCAATATATTTGTAGAAGAAGATTTGGTATTAGACCAGATATGAGACCAAATCTTGGGATcaatcaaggtctttttcccacttaGCAACATATGTAGGTAAAATTGTATTTGATTTAGTGATCAATTGGGAATAGATTAATGAAATGCGACCTTTAACATGTGGTTCTTTGAGACAAATCCTTTCAAATTGAGAAATGGTGTGTAAGTTTCCACTGGAAATGAGGAAAGGAGTATAAACATTTTTGATTTGAAGATATCTGAATATTTCGGATTGTGGGAGCCCAAAGGTCTCGCATAATTCTGGGAAAGGTCATATTGAGGTTGTTGAAGTTAAATTATATAGACAAGTAATACCAGCCTTAGACCAAGCTTTAAAATGTTCTGGGAAATGTCCAAGCTGGTTAAAAGGCCGAATTTTTGTGAAAAGATAGTAGCGGGTTATGTGAGGATTGTAAACCATGTGAGATTTTATGTCTATCCCAAATAGATAGAGAATGCctagaaattggattttttaaagCTTTACGATCTGTAGGTCGTAACCATAATAAATTGTTTATAGGAAGAGGATCGCAGTCTAAAGCTTCAATGAATACCCACATGGGAATCTCTGTAGTCGAATGATATTTCGTTAATTGTGCTATTTGAGCTGCTTTATAGTATGTTGTAAAATCTGGAAATCCCAGACCACCCAAAGATTTAGGGAGAATTAGGGTTTTCTTATGTAGCCGGGGTTTTATTTTAGGGATTTAGGGAGAACTAGGGTTTTCTTATGTAGCCGGGGTTTTATTTCCCCCCAAGTGAATAGTATTACTTTTTGTTGAATCAATCTAAGAAAATAAGCGGGAATATGGATTGGGAGtgttctaaataaatataaaaatttgggaAGTATAGTCATTTTTATAATGTTAATTTTTCCGAACCACAAAATCGGTAATGATGAGATAACTTGATAATTTGAAATATTTTTCAGTAAAGCTGGGTAATTAGCTGCAAACAAATCTGAGGGATTAGAAGTAAGTTGGATACCCAAATATGGAAGGCTACGATCTACCCATTTAACGGGTAATGAATTTTGTATAGATTGTTTTTCCATTTCGTCAAGTGAGGTATTTAGCGCTAAAGATTTTTGGTGCATTAACTTTAAGGCCTGAGATGAGTGAAAATTCATGTAGTACAACCATAAGGTTTGGGGCAGAAACTTGTGGTGAGGAcagaaaaaaggagaatgttgtcTGCAAATAAGCATATTTTGTGATGACATCCACCTAAATCAATACCCGTGATTGTAGGTTCCGTCCTAATTCTTTGTGCTAGAGGTTCAATGAGTAGTGCAAATAATAATGGAGAGAGTGGGCTTCCTTGACgcgtctctctctctgtatattaAACTCATCTGATTTGTACCCTGCATATTTAATGTAAGCTTTGGGCTCATGACATAATGCAGTAATCCATTGCAAAAAAtgtgggccaaagccccatttattGAGGGTGAAGTTCACATAAGACCATGATATcgtgtcaaatgcttttcttaATGTCTAGAGAAAGAAAAACAGGTGGGAATACGACGTATTTTAGCGGCATGTGACAAAAGTTTTGCACTTCTAACATTATCGCCAGCTTGTCGAATagggatgaaacctacttggtcaCGGTGTATAAGGTTACCTATAATTAAtataatttgggccaaaatttttaCATACAAATGTAATAAAGAAATAGGGTGGTAATTTGACCAAATTGAATCATCTGTATGTGGTCTGGGGAGCATGCAAATAATTGCAGTCAAGGTTTCCCTCCTAAAAGAATGACCTTCCAAGAGGGAATTGAAAGTATTTGTCGAAACCGGTGATAAGATAtctgcaaatgttttataataaagagCAGAAGATCCATCAGGACCAGGCCTTTTATTTAGTTTCAAAATCTTAATAACTTCAGATACCTCCTCAACAAACACAGATTCCTCCATCATTTCCAGTTGTGTTTTTGATAATGCAGGTAGAGATATACGAGAGAAAAAGATTTGCTTTAGATGGATCCAACTCATTGTCAGATGagtatacatttttaaatttaaaatttttgtaAGACTTTCAATGGGTTGTTTGTGCCTCTCTGAATATTTTAAGATGAATAGGTTTGGTTGGATTATGGCAAGATTTTAGTGCCCTGGCTAAAAGTGTATTTGGCTTATTAGCGTTCATATAAAAGTTATGTTACTAGCACTCACGGGAACAAATTTCTTTACACCAGGAAATATTCGCCGGACAAGAAATAAGAAAaccacaattgaaagatattatCATAAAAGGTAGGATAAAAACACGATTAGAATTAGAAGAAATCAACAGGTGGAAGATAAGCGAATGGAATTTTTGTCAACTAAGACATTTAG
Proteins encoded:
- the LOC141148280 gene encoding interferon-induced very large GTPase 1-like isoform X5 gives rise to the protein MERERWWLVLSPFFVLSLILAIAGLGWKRLRKPRKPKDEEAADIILDDTDLAMTKNVPPKQHWKEGKSQTEEVSELDEKKIPLISQKNNESERRSSPGTGVYPNSAATSHTTSNKKSSVQSDSENSGPSEWQKRPPSKPVTQEKASNTDGASGHRTRTRSDRNSEGSSGRSRSSSGNRRHQAHSDQPPERNSGDDVYEPDSVRRSDEEKTTLLSCTSEVKSSTGGAAVAYNRTRQSDLSSGKTLHSAEHIYGKKGLEKQNQDVIPTYVPVGSSVGSSVDMPEYDQQINTTTVFEKRQDSRRDPDRSSQIGERRFEMQNQTVIAKYVLEASSVDMPENPQQVNATNDFEMREDSREDPNKSSQRGVAVEYNITEQSDRRSSRVQYSAEHRTTPEGYEGQPPEKEVRTKVYQLDSIRHSNELDTSMSPLQSGFKSSSDGKRLFEMQNQTVIATYVSERSSVDMPEYPQQINATNDFEMRQDSREDPNKSSQRSKRTFEMQNQAATATYVSESSSVDMPENPQQANTTKDFEMRQDSREDPNKSSQRGYDGEPPEKKVCELDSTRHSSELDTSISSLQSEFKSSSDGDYEDLRNRATEAENGHTTCQSDQIMAIDLYPDSMKKMFLKKLMALDVTARNICSPDRDMDTCFDFNQEDSDDSMDSKTYNPLDVLCDVLHDSDTFLQQEIVSKMSMCQFALPLLLPNDDRSSYTFMLWAMRDIVKKWKPQSLVDSTGFEEGHLVNISMPIFSFFRLGTCSLSKSKILNQVLSPPQFIQNYFVHRDMPGGNAQRLCSDGLVEMSCYFPAGRGHSDIFPEPVGFINLRGDLESHLKQFDLLSGVSSAVFVLIESINDKQYDLLSNLVRQNPQFFFIVNLEAENSDIIKVLQIFSTTHNIKKDKFIVKSRKVNDTQIVKTLQSKMKALIENSMKNPTLEQIAQRASESNFDIDENFRGCKKAREAATTITSQIKNVLDYKKNVMKLQGDLWKQLTKIEKELCRMRKLEDKDVEEYQSQLREDHFQLRKQQRNQKMASGVKQFLDALKSFSPVEQKVFLKWLKIQLDKLGRHQLAKLNDEYRELLTDVASNAQAFMEIDQKLADGSLGVEHFIRELGQFYEVEHSIGKKKVVSLSKIAANLLLNGFPLELIDGDASNIPMTWITDVLSELEIITQRNCTVRVVTVLGVQSTGKSTLLNTMFGLHLPTSSGRCTRGAFMTLLDAKENFHENLGCDYVMVIDTEGLKSMELASLEGSYEHDNELATVAVGLSDITIINMAMENTEEMKDILQIVIHAFLRMKEVGKKSSCHFVHQNVSDVSAHVKNRQAREKFLEQLNEMTKVSARMENRSKVNTFSDIIHCDIESNSWYIPGLWHGIPPMASVNYGYSENVQELKKSIEMYLKSMSEKPQDIRQFTEWMRSLWEAVKHEKFVFSFRNRLVTEAYNQLCIQYSDWEWRFQKNSHDWMIRTETLIFNLSSEQLGSKTWDRIKSEMNCLLDEEERVMARSLEKYFMDDCDNAHLLEMFKSDFFQSIKYLRKNLEIGLLDKCDLTINIQKEKCQIQAVQERYIGIIEESVSDIMDKIRKNEYSVNEEQLNREFEMIWRKATDTLPPPTLKKRNIGLAIIQQLKRDMQCDDNSVILKLNELKSLNQYKGEDFSINRNYLQVDSKGEMDCAKDLALSVQRKCEEKVTEIANSKTDFNEVYSQELLKMINNNLNQHKFENLRTTKLFELDLKLWVLGNAVVMFQRMHEEFVRRNDPQSYLEEMKPQYFDTFINMFETRNECQRRAKQFCMVSLTPAILDHINRCLGKEIVDDILQKNGPREFKSRKILQREVLNTLLNDGSPEKYAEYINSYEYFMKRWISQYLTEHYKCQNTICVLQTKILESLLVKIKQALQDKKTLQAKTIYDFLAEFCNVLKKELVISQNSTKVVLFENNLSTIQQFAHEIELHLSDLEKLVKQDINSRNIETIFLHSTLKPQDELLRKVIGCGKQCPFCKVPCEAGGGNHKEHFASVHRPRGLAQHVNEDTKALDHSICSSNVISNKTFMNAEGKPHQYKDYQKYYPDWTIQSNTTADSSDYWKFVLIQFNKSFAKLYNANPANLPEDWQKLTREEALKSLNKTQ